GTAAACCTCCGACCTTGCAGCAGAAAAAAGAAGAGGTTAATAAGAAGGCCATACTATGGATCAGCTCCGGCATCGCTCTTCTTATTATCCTGATTATTGTTCTGATTGTGATCGCCCAGCCTTAATCCAGCCAGTGATACACCTTGCCCGGGTTGGTCTGCCCCTGGGCAAGCTTGAGCTTGAAGCGATCTTTCGGCGTCCACAGGCCCTCGGGCAGAACCCCTTCCCGAATTTTCACAACGGTTCCCATCGGAACCAGATCAAACAGCTCCTCCACATCCTCCTTAAGCATACGGATACAGCCCTCGGATTCATTCGCTTCGATACTGTCCACGTCCAGCGTACCGTGTATGGCGTACAACGTATCGGACAGCTGCATTCCCCGCGTTCCATAGGGGCCCTTCGTGGTCCCGTTCGGATTCACAACCTTGTCATTGATATGAAAATCACCCAGCGGCGTTTTCGCTCCCCCGAGCCCGACCGCATAGTTGCGCAGCATGACGGTCCCGCTGACAACGGCTAGCCGATGATGTTTCCGGTCGATGATGACCTGAAGCGGCTGCTCAAAAAAAGGATCCCCATTCGGCGATGTCCCCCAGTATCCCGTCTCTTTCGGATCGTTCCAAGGCGGCTGCTGCCCCGGCTGGTCCTCATGGCCGCCTGCTCCTTGGGCCTTATGCTTCATTAAAGCTCCGAACATCTCCTCCATGGCTTTCGATCGGCCGGACAGCCAATTGTTCGGATACGGCTGCGTCAATTCATTCAAGCTTTTAGGCAGGCGCCCATGCCGAGCCTTATACTGGTTGGCCGCTTCCTGCAGCACGGCCGTTTCGACTTGCAGATCCGCCCATTGCCCCG
This Paenibacillus sp. JZ16 DNA region includes the following protein-coding sequences:
- a CDS encoding L,D-transpeptidase codes for the protein MNNSLYLKRYVETHPDNKMAWYLLGKEYEQAGEQGKANYCYNKAEGVYEAFELSQVPSDIWKNYEQRLLEMEKDKDRRRKRTRRLLAALVLLLLVFLPSAQAPGSVPGDFASDVFPPNEPVSASVANNEKRDSRKEPLYIAVASGQGKDSAGALSSLLRHPQELPNWSVALGMKPSGKWQLWSKDMERLYGLHRDAKGAIAIQPYEGAALECECEPADSSKLKRSAGQWADLQVETAVLQEAANQYKARHGRLPKSLNELTQPYPNNWLSGRSKAMEEMFGALMKHKAQGAGGHEDQPGQQPPWNDPKETGYWGTSPNGDPFFEQPLQVIIDRKHHRLAVVSGTVMLRNYAVGLGGAKTPLGDFHINDKVVNPNGTTKGPYGTRGMQLSDTLYAIHGTLDVDSIEANESEGCIRMLKEDVEELFDLVPMGTVVKIREGVLPEGLWTPKDRFKLKLAQGQTNPGKVYHWLD